A single genomic interval of Gemmatimonadales bacterium harbors:
- a CDS encoding transposase produces MSSATWGCKRPSRPRCCSRRTSGKPYQRFAEMIERHWDGIAAYCEEENKVSLGFVEGLNNKIRVLQRRAYGLRDPDYLRLKVLTCRLPEL; encoded by the coding sequence ATGAGCAGCGCGACCTGGGGGTGCAAGCGGCCATCGAGGCCGAGATGCTGCTCGCGGCGAACCAGCGGCAAACCCTATCAGCGATTCGCTGAGATGATCGAGCGGCACTGGGACGGCATCGCGGCCTACTGCGAGGAAGAGAACAAAGTGTCGCTCGGCTTCGTCGAGGGGCTGAACAACAAGATCCGCGTCCTCCAGCGACGAGCCTATGGCCTGCGCGATCCTGACTATCTCCGCCTCAAAGTCCTCACGTGCAGGCTCCCGGAACTCTGA
- a CDS encoding DUF1569 domain-containing protein has product MSSLLESSDRQAIITRLRRLTPQHARRWGTMQSHQMVCHVSDALRVALGDLACRRRDSLLTRTLVKWLVIELRAPAPRGKVKTAPEMLTTAPATWDADLGGCETLIGRMAMELPHSVHPAFGPLSPREWGILAYQHLDHHLRQFAV; this is encoded by the coding sequence ATAAGCTCTCTCCTCGAGTCGTCCGATCGCCAGGCGATCATCACCCGCCTCCGGCGCTTGACTCCGCAGCACGCGCGGCGCTGGGGCACGATGCAGTCCCACCAGATGGTGTGCCATGTCAGCGACGCGTTGCGCGTAGCGCTCGGCGACTTGGCGTGCCGGCGTCGCGATTCGCTGCTTACCCGCACGCTGGTCAAGTGGCTCGTGATCGAGTTGCGGGCTCCCGCGCCGCGCGGGAAGGTCAAGACGGCGCCCGAGATGCTGACGACGGCCCCGGCAACGTGGGACGCCGACCTGGGCGGGTGTGAAACTCTGATCGGGCGCATGGCCATGGAGCTTCCGCACTCGGTCCATCCGGCGTTCGGCCCGTTGTCGCCGCGCGAATGGGGCATCCTGGCCTACCAGCACCTGGATCACCACCTGCGGCAGTTCGCAGTCTAG